A single Parabacteroides timonensis DNA region contains:
- a CDS encoding DUF4132 domain-containing protein, with translation MTKREKPDSTPKDNLSKKHESLYMLFDTYCEAHSTSNISLIESLQEMPLDELIRKHKKIAYDFLGSDISQKKKLIWINKLYSDCNLTDYEPLLNLLTEDSKLIRRYIERVISNKEKKTRESIEQKYPELSEEAQNWAKQLFRFWDNTHSKAKIKFKNKKEVIDYCSKHIELYRTMQIAWLPLKPYTMIPWSDGSDFVPRPVVRYILSEYMAFPQAIRLKDCDSIVPFFNQPEWYASLEQLLQFWLDDGAEANRKGILAPYCFYGAEWQFERLHTLLKGWLKKGRKGLVGYTLGLLGLKATPTALTVLNEWIELMPEGAYRREALKAFRQVAIHRGLTMDELADQLVPTFGLNRSGEKEIDYGPRILRLTLLPDFSISVFDTSKQKTSKSLPAALKMDDKEKAEEAKEELARLKKQVKTQTTLQRRRLEQVLKNGRTWPAETWQTIFVENPIFRYITNGLIWGVYKEGRLQESFRYLENGNLITVDQKEFILPANAVVSLVHPVELDDNLTAQWQKQLHENKIEPLLSQLSVPVHRLNDAEKQGDEISRYAGRTVRLSSIYEFESRDLTSRIEEQTLYIIDKSLDIAARLPFEYEENTCTIKELSFSPYKEGADPDTIELPEDERIPISSIPERFISSLLDVLVKAFVL, from the coding sequence ATGACGAAAAGAGAAAAGCCGGATAGCACCCCTAAAGATAATTTGAGTAAAAAGCATGAATCTCTTTATATGTTGTTCGATACCTATTGCGAAGCTCATAGTACTTCCAATATCAGTCTGATTGAATCCCTTCAGGAGATGCCGTTAGACGAATTGATCCGTAAGCACAAAAAAATAGCATACGACTTTCTAGGGAGTGATATATCCCAGAAGAAAAAATTGATCTGGATAAACAAGCTTTATTCCGATTGTAACCTGACGGACTACGAACCATTACTGAACCTGCTCACTGAAGACTCCAAACTAATTCGGAGATACATTGAGAGAGTCATAAGTAACAAAGAGAAAAAAACCCGTGAATCGATAGAACAGAAATACCCGGAACTCAGCGAAGAAGCTCAAAACTGGGCCAAACAACTGTTCAGGTTCTGGGATAATACACATAGCAAAGCTAAAATCAAATTCAAGAACAAAAAGGAAGTTATCGATTACTGCAGTAAACACATCGAGCTTTACCGTACCATGCAAATAGCCTGGTTACCGTTAAAGCCCTACACGATGATCCCGTGGTCAGACGGTTCCGATTTTGTGCCACGTCCGGTTGTCCGCTACATATTAAGTGAATATATGGCATTCCCTCAGGCTATCCGATTAAAAGACTGCGACTCGATCGTTCCATTTTTCAATCAGCCGGAATGGTATGCCTCACTGGAACAACTTTTACAGTTCTGGTTGGATGATGGAGCAGAAGCCAACAGGAAAGGCATCCTGGCCCCATATTGTTTTTATGGTGCAGAATGGCAATTCGAACGCCTACATACCCTATTAAAGGGTTGGTTGAAGAAAGGCCGCAAAGGTCTTGTCGGATATACACTCGGATTACTCGGATTAAAGGCTACTCCCACTGCGCTAACAGTTCTCAATGAATGGATAGAATTGATGCCGGAGGGTGCATACAGGCGTGAAGCCCTGAAAGCATTCCGTCAGGTTGCCATCCATCGGGGGCTCACTATGGATGAATTGGCAGATCAGCTTGTTCCCACATTCGGACTCAACCGTTCAGGAGAAAAAGAGATCGATTACGGTCCCCGTATTTTACGCCTGACACTATTGCCGGACTTTTCCATATCCGTTTTCGACACTTCCAAACAGAAAACAAGCAAATCCCTTCCCGCCGCTTTGAAAATGGACGACAAGGAAAAAGCAGAAGAAGCGAAGGAAGAACTGGCAAGACTGAAAAAGCAGGTCAAAACACAAACAACCCTTCAAAGGAGACGGCTCGAACAAGTCCTGAAAAACGGACGAACCTGGCCTGCAGAGACGTGGCAGACCATTTTTGTCGAAAACCCCATATTCCGTTATATAACAAACGGCTTGATCTGGGGTGTATATAAAGAAGGCCGGTTACAGGAATCTTTCCGCTATCTGGAAAACGGAAACCTGATAACGGTAGATCAAAAAGAATTCATCCTTCCTGCAAATGCTGTTGTTTCACTCGTTCATCCGGTAGAGCTGGACGACAACCTTACTGCCCAATGGCAAAAACAATTGCATGAAAATAAGATCGAGCCATTGTTGTCGCAACTATCCGTTCCGGTTCATCGGTTAAACGATGCGGAAAAACAAGGCGATGAAATCTCCCGTTATGCCGGAAGAACGGTTCGATTGAGTAGTATATACGAATTTGAATCGAGAGATCTGACTTCCCGGATAGAGGAACAAACTCTTTATATCATAGACAAGTCGTTGGATATCGCCGCACGGCTTCCTTTCGAATATGAAGAAAATACCTGCACTATAAAAGAGTTATCGTTTTCTCCTTACAAAGAAGGGGCCGATCCGGACACGATCGAACTACCCGAAGACGAGAGAATACCGATCTCCTCCATTCCGGAACGATTCATCAGTAGTTTACTCGATGTATTAGTCAAAGCTTTTGTTTTGT
- a CDS encoding TonB-dependent receptor has translation MNKIFILILCLYCVVTSAWGDDAPALNPSDANIVGHILDKETGEHLAFITVFLKGTTIGTTTDATGHYYLKNLPEGKFTLVMKTLGYKTIEKPVTLKKGKTLEVNLEVEEDAVSLDGVVVSANRNETTRRLAPSLVNVLDSKTFETTHATSLADGLNFQPGVRVENNCQNCGFQQVRINGLEGPYTQILVDSRPIFSALTGVYGLEQIPANMIERVEIMRGGGSALFGSSAIAGTINIITKEPLRNSAQIAHSLTMVGGDRPDNNTTINASLVTDDHKAGIYMFGQNRYRGAYDHDGDGYTELGKLNARTLGFRSYLKTSTYSKLTFEYHNINEYRRGGDLLDLPPHEANIAEQTEHNINGGGLKFDLFSKDYKHRLNVYTSAQHTQRSSYYGAGKNPNAYGSTTDMTFVGGAQYSYEWEKCLFMPAEFTGGAEYNYDDLQDKMLGYHRTIEQTVHIGSVFLQNEWKNEKWSFLVGARMDKHNLIDHAIFSPRANVRFNPSSDINLRMSYSSGFRAPQAFDEDLHITAVGGDVAIIQISPDLKEENSQSVSVSADFYRRFGPVQTNFLVEGFYTDLRNVFILEEIGRDEDNNLLMERRNGKGARVMGINLEAKAVYSWLQLQAGTTVQRSRYKEPETWSENENIAPQKKMFRSPDVYGYFTSSFTPIKRLTASLTGTYTGSMLVQHLAGYIPEDKEEKTKDFFDLNVKVAYDFPLYKSVTLQVNAGVQNIFNSYQDDFDKGPERDAGYIYGPGIPRSYFIGCKISY, from the coding sequence ATGAATAAGATTTTTATACTTATACTATGCCTGTATTGTGTCGTTACATCAGCATGGGGAGATGATGCTCCTGCCCTGAACCCTTCGGATGCCAATATCGTAGGGCACATACTGGATAAGGAAACGGGAGAGCATCTGGCTTTTATCACTGTCTTTTTAAAAGGTACGACCATCGGTACAACGACTGATGCTACCGGGCATTATTATCTAAAGAACCTGCCTGAAGGAAAGTTTACATTGGTGATGAAAACGTTGGGGTATAAAACGATAGAGAAACCGGTTACCTTGAAGAAAGGTAAAACATTGGAAGTAAATCTCGAAGTGGAAGAGGATGCCGTCTCTTTGGATGGTGTCGTTGTCTCTGCCAACCGGAATGAGACGACCCGCCGGTTGGCTCCTTCTCTGGTGAATGTGCTGGATTCGAAGACATTCGAGACTACACATGCGACTTCTCTGGCTGACGGTTTGAACTTTCAGCCAGGTGTACGTGTGGAAAACAACTGTCAGAACTGTGGTTTCCAGCAGGTACGTATCAATGGTCTGGAAGGCCCTTATACGCAGATATTGGTAGACAGTCGGCCTATCTTCAGTGCGTTGACCGGCGTATATGGTCTGGAACAGATTCCGGCTAATATGATTGAGCGTGTGGAGATTATGCGTGGGGGAGGATCGGCTCTGTTCGGTTCTTCCGCTATTGCCGGAACAATCAATATTATCACTAAAGAACCGTTGAGAAACTCGGCACAGATCGCCCACTCGTTGACAATGGTAGGTGGCGACCGTCCGGATAACAATACGACGATAAATGCTTCGCTGGTGACGGACGATCATAAAGCCGGTATCTATATGTTCGGGCAGAACCGTTATCGTGGTGCTTATGACCATGATGGCGACGGATATACCGAACTCGGAAAACTGAATGCCCGTACACTTGGTTTTCGTTCCTATCTGAAAACAAGTACCTATTCGAAGCTGACTTTCGAGTACCATAACATCAACGAATACCGTCGTGGTGGTGACCTGTTGGATTTACCTCCTCATGAAGCGAATATCGCCGAGCAGACGGAACATAATATTAATGGTGGCGGCTTGAAGTTCGACCTGTTTTCGAAAGATTACAAACATCGCCTGAATGTGTATACCTCAGCCCAGCATACGCAGAGAAGTAGTTATTACGGTGCCGGAAAGAACCCGAATGCCTATGGTAGCACAACGGATATGACCTTTGTAGGTGGTGCGCAATATTCCTATGAGTGGGAAAAATGTCTTTTTATGCCAGCCGAGTTTACCGGGGGAGCCGAGTATAACTATGATGATTTGCAGGATAAGATGTTGGGCTATCATCGTACGATCGAACAGACGGTGCATATCGGTAGTGTCTTCCTGCAGAACGAATGGAAGAATGAAAAATGGAGTTTTCTTGTCGGTGCGCGTATGGACAAACATAACCTGATCGACCATGCGATATTCAGTCCGCGTGCCAATGTCCGTTTTAATCCGAGCAGCGATATTAACCTGCGTATGTCTTATTCAAGTGGTTTCCGTGCTCCTCAGGCATTTGATGAAGATTTACATATAACGGCTGTTGGTGGTGATGTGGCAATCATACAGATATCCCCGGATCTGAAAGAAGAAAATTCGCAGAGTGTGAGTGTGTCTGCTGACTTTTACCGCCGCTTCGGTCCGGTGCAGACAAACTTCCTTGTAGAAGGTTTCTACACAGACCTGCGGAATGTTTTCATTCTCGAAGAAATAGGACGTGATGAAGACAACAATCTGTTGATGGAACGTCGTAACGGAAAAGGTGCCCGTGTGATGGGTATTAACCTGGAAGCGAAAGCTGTCTATTCATGGTTACAGTTACAAGCGGGTACAACCGTTCAGCGCAGTCGTTATAAAGAGCCGGAAACTTGGAGTGAGAATGAGAATATCGCACCTCAGAAGAAAATGTTCCGTTCGCCGGATGTATACGGTTATTTTACATCTTCATTTACTCCGATAAAGCGGCTGACCGCTTCGTTGACGGGTACTTATACCGGTAGTATGCTGGTTCAGCACCTGGCTGGTTATATTCCGGAGGATAAGGAAGAAAAGACAAAGGATTTCTTTGACCTGAATGTGAAGGTAGCTTATGATTTCCCTCTTTACAAATCAGTTACATTACAGGTAAATGCTGGTGTTCAGAATATCTTTAACTCTTATCAGGATGACTTTGATAAGGGACCGGAACGGGATGCGGGATATATTTATGGCCCGGGTATTCCGCGTAGTTATTTCATCGGTTGTAAGATTAGTTACTAA
- a CDS encoding HIT family protein, whose translation MKLSDPKDCLYCTNNQTLHDLMIEIAPLSVSTLFLFKEQTYYGRCLVAYKEHVHDLNMLSDDERNAFMADVVKVTRAMQKVFNPQKINYGAYSDKLSHLHFHLAPKYEDGPDFGGTFTMNPQKVYLSDQEYEEMIAKLKEAIGG comes from the coding sequence ATGAAATTAAGTGATCCCAAGGATTGTTTGTATTGCACGAACAATCAGACTTTGCATGATCTGATGATCGAGATAGCTCCATTATCTGTCTCCACGTTGTTCCTTTTTAAAGAACAGACATATTATGGGCGTTGTCTTGTTGCCTATAAAGAGCATGTACATGATCTGAATATGTTGAGCGATGATGAACGCAATGCGTTTATGGCGGATGTGGTGAAGGTGACACGTGCTATGCAGAAAGTATTTAACCCACAGAAGATAAATTACGGAGCTTATTCCGACAAACTCTCGCATCTTCATTTTCACCTGGCTCCTAAATATGAGGATGGTCCCGACTTTGGCGGTACATTTACAATGAACCCTCAAAAAGTTTATTTGTCGGATCAGGAGTATGAAGAGATGATTGCGAAACTAAAGGAGGCAATTGGAGGCTGA